A DNA window from Kitasatospora atroaurantiaca contains the following coding sequences:
- a CDS encoding amidase, translating into MTNTTDIAFRTAAELTAALRRREISSVELLDHYLGRIEKLNPAVNAVSTIDPEQARAQARTADAALARGERLGPLHGLPMTVKDTIETAGIRTTAGAPELADHLPERDADSVARLRAAGAVILGKTNVPGYARDVQTYNPLFGTTNNPWNQGRAVGGSSGGGAAALAAGLTGFEVGSDLAGSIRNPAHYCGVYALRPSFGIVPSRGHIPRAPGWLTSSDMMSIGPLGRGPEDLDLGLDVLAGPASAQAVAWRLELPRPRAAHLDGYRVGVWLDDPYCPIDTTVGDLLAGAVAALRAAGARTDERTRPVELATGDRLFQQLMHGTAVASWQESDFERSCALAAGLPADADDPGARFLRNTTQRLRDWHHANEQREQLRAVWAEYFRYHDVLLCPVTPTAAIPHDHNPDLGARRLTVNGKERPYWDQSPWTGLASLAHLPAAVAPVGLTPEGLPVGIQIIGPHLEDRTVTDLARHLTRLLGGFQPPPQL; encoded by the coding sequence ATGACGAACACCACCGACATCGCGTTCCGGACCGCCGCCGAACTCACCGCCGCCCTACGGCGTCGCGAGATCTCGAGCGTCGAGCTGCTGGACCACTACCTCGGCCGGATCGAGAAGCTCAACCCGGCGGTCAACGCCGTGAGCACGATCGACCCCGAGCAGGCGCGGGCCCAGGCCCGCACGGCCGACGCGGCCCTCGCACGGGGAGAACGGCTCGGGCCGCTCCACGGGCTGCCCATGACGGTCAAGGACACCATCGAGACCGCCGGGATCCGGACCACGGCCGGCGCCCCCGAGCTGGCGGACCACCTGCCGGAGCGGGACGCCGACAGCGTGGCCCGGCTGCGGGCCGCCGGGGCGGTCATCCTCGGCAAGACCAACGTCCCCGGCTACGCCAGGGATGTCCAGACCTACAACCCCCTGTTCGGCACGACCAACAACCCCTGGAACCAGGGCCGTGCGGTGGGTGGGTCGTCCGGCGGCGGCGCAGCCGCCCTCGCCGCCGGGCTCACCGGCTTCGAGGTGGGCAGTGACCTCGCGGGCTCGATACGCAATCCGGCGCACTACTGCGGTGTGTACGCGCTGCGGCCTTCCTTCGGCATCGTCCCCTCCCGCGGCCACATCCCGCGCGCACCCGGGTGGCTGACCAGCAGTGACATGATGTCGATCGGACCTCTCGGGCGCGGCCCCGAGGACCTGGACCTCGGCCTCGACGTCCTGGCCGGACCGGCCTCCGCCCAGGCGGTCGCCTGGCGGCTCGAGCTGCCGCGACCGCGGGCGGCGCACCTCGACGGCTACCGGGTCGGTGTCTGGCTCGATGACCCGTACTGTCCGATCGACACCACGGTCGGCGATCTGCTGGCCGGCGCGGTCGCCGCACTCCGCGCCGCCGGCGCGCGTACGGACGAGCGGACCAGGCCAGTCGAACTCGCCACCGGAGACCGGCTGTTCCAACAACTCATGCACGGCACCGCCGTCGCGTCCTGGCAGGAATCGGACTTCGAGCGCTCCTGCGCACTCGCCGCCGGACTGCCCGCCGACGCGGACGACCCGGGCGCCCGGTTCCTGCGCAACACGACGCAGCGCCTGCGCGACTGGCACCACGCCAACGAACAGCGTGAGCAGCTGCGGGCGGTCTGGGCTGAGTACTTCCGTTACCACGACGTGCTCCTCTGCCCGGTCACCCCGACGGCCGCGATCCCGCACGACCACAACCCGGACCTGGGCGCCCGCCGGCTGACGGTCAACGGGAAGGAGCGCCCCTACTGGGACCAGAGCCCGTGGACCGGCCTCGCCTCCCTCGCGCACCTCCCCGCGGCAGTCGCGCCGGTCGGTCTCACGCCGGAGGGTCTGCCGGTGGGCATCCAGATCATCGGCCCCCACCTGGAGGACCGCACGGTCACCGACCTCGCGCGACACCTCACCCGGCTGCTCGGCGGCTTCCAGCCGCCACCGCAGCTGTGA
- a CDS encoding SHOCT domain-containing protein, producing MYWHDRMGGWGYGLMTIIMLLLLGVIIFGAVAVVRYLGRAPQRTPMPPSDRPTPEQLLAERFARGEIDAEEYRHRLDTLRGGPPGPAGG from the coding sequence ATGTACTGGCACGACCGCATGGGCGGCTGGGGCTACGGCCTGATGACCATCATCATGCTGCTTCTCCTGGGAGTGATCATCTTCGGGGCGGTCGCCGTGGTCCGTTACCTGGGCCGCGCCCCGCAGCGCACCCCGATGCCGCCGTCGGATCGCCCGACCCCCGAGCAACTGCTCGCCGAGCGCTTCGCCCGGGGCGAGATCGACGCCGAGGAGTACCGCCACCGCCTGGACACCCTGCGAGGCGGGCCACCCGGCCCCGCCGGCGGATGA
- a CDS encoding amidase, with the protein MSAAEVEALARRALEYADAELNALTLPPFEPALDHEPDGPLGGVPFLVKDSGPFARGVPFALGSRSIRGAAAVADHDLMARFRAAGLVTLGQTTAPELGLSFSTESVRYGPTRNPWALDRGVGGSSGGSAALVAAGAVPLAHGNDGAGSLRIPASCCGLVGLKPSRGRTPCGPLVGESGFGHTVEFGLTRTVRDAAHLLDAVAAPTVGDKYTAPPPSRPYADELRADPGRLRVALTTEAWSGTAVDAQVAEVAVSVGKVLEWIGHTVTEASPAVDSESVVEASMLPVVAAGAAMLRAPRRPDRSLLEAVSQKVLAETEAFTAVDVMAAIDAQHRVTRPVGLFFTRHDLLVTPTLGRLPAPHGTLDYDDPGHTVRSWLRRIFAYGPFTAPFNVSGHPAISLPLGQSREGLPIGVQLVAAHGREDLLLRVAAQLEQAVPWKDRQPSIYAD; encoded by the coding sequence GTGAGTGCGGCGGAGGTCGAGGCTCTCGCCCGGCGCGCACTCGAGTACGCGGACGCCGAGCTCAACGCCCTGACCCTGCCGCCCTTCGAGCCCGCGCTCGACCACGAGCCCGACGGGCCGTTGGGCGGCGTGCCCTTCCTCGTCAAGGACAGCGGCCCGTTCGCGCGGGGCGTTCCGTTCGCGCTCGGCAGCCGCAGTATCCGCGGTGCCGCCGCCGTGGCCGACCACGACCTCATGGCCCGCTTCCGTGCCGCCGGCCTGGTGACACTCGGCCAGACCACCGCACCGGAGCTGGGGCTGAGCTTCTCGACCGAGTCGGTGCGCTACGGACCGACCCGCAACCCGTGGGCCCTCGACCGCGGTGTCGGCGGCTCCAGCGGGGGCTCGGCCGCACTGGTCGCCGCCGGAGCGGTGCCGCTCGCGCACGGCAACGACGGGGCCGGGTCGCTGCGTATCCCGGCCTCCTGCTGCGGTCTTGTCGGGCTGAAGCCGAGCCGCGGCCGGACGCCCTGCGGCCCGCTGGTCGGCGAGAGCGGGTTCGGGCACACCGTCGAGTTCGGGCTCACCCGGACCGTACGCGATGCCGCGCACCTGCTCGACGCCGTCGCGGCGCCGACCGTCGGCGACAAGTACACGGCACCGCCGCCCTCCCGGCCGTACGCCGACGAGCTGCGCGCCGACCCCGGACGCCTGCGGGTCGCGCTCACGACCGAGGCGTGGTCGGGCACGGCGGTCGATGCGCAGGTCGCGGAGGTCGCGGTCTCGGTCGGCAAGGTCCTGGAGTGGATCGGGCACACGGTGACGGAGGCGAGCCCGGCCGTGGACTCCGAGTCCGTCGTCGAGGCGTCGATGCTCCCCGTGGTCGCCGCCGGCGCCGCGATGCTCAGGGCGCCGCGCCGACCCGACCGGTCCCTGCTCGAAGCCGTGTCACAGAAGGTCCTCGCCGAGACCGAGGCGTTCACCGCCGTCGACGTCATGGCGGCCATCGACGCCCAGCACCGGGTGACCCGCCCGGTCGGCCTGTTCTTCACCCGCCACGACCTCCTGGTGACCCCGACCCTCGGCCGGCTCCCGGCACCGCACGGCACCCTCGACTACGACGACCCCGGCCACACGGTGCGCTCCTGGCTGCGGCGGATCTTCGCGTACGGGCCTTTCACCGCGCCGTTCAACGTCTCCGGGCACCCCGCGATCAGCCTCCCGCTCGGGCAGAGCCGCGAAGGACTGCCGATCGGCGTCCAGCTCGTCGCCGCCCACGGCCGGGAGGACCTGCTGCTGCGGGTGGCCGCACAGCTGGAGCAGGCCGTGCCATGGAAGGACCGCCAGCCCTCGATCTACGCCGACTGA
- a CDS encoding phytoene desaturase family protein, with translation MQPREGIPAAGGASRPPARSTYDAVIIGGGHNGLVAAAYLARAGRSVLVLERLGRTGGAAVSTQAFPGVQARLSQYSYLVSLLPRKIVDELGLRFAVRRRRISSYTPTTRDGRPGGLLVDNGDEARTADSFRQLTGSDREFDSWREFYGMTRQVAERVFPSLTEPLPSQAELRERVADPAAWEALFERPIGETVERFFSHDLVRGVVLTDALIGTFTHAHDPSLRQNRCFLYHVIGGGTGDWDVPVGGMGALTDALADAARAAGAEILTGCEVTALDPDGAVAEVAYRTGDVERRVGARQVLSNAAPQTLAGLLGRKPAVPGPQGSQLKVNMLLRRLPRLRDGSVDPREAFAGTFHIAESYGELEAAYREAADGRIPSPAPSEIYCHSLADPSILGPDLAARGFHTLTLFGLHLPAGLFTEGGDATRRAALDAVLAPLDACLDEPLADCLALDGEGRPCIEVKSPLDLEHDLGLPGGNIFHQDLEFPYGDGTDNRWGVATGHPKVLLCGAGALRGGGVSGIPGHNAAMAALGR, from the coding sequence ATGCAGCCCCGTGAAGGAATCCCGGCGGCCGGCGGTGCCTCGCGGCCACCCGCTCGTTCGACGTACGACGCCGTCATCATCGGCGGCGGGCACAACGGCCTGGTCGCGGCGGCCTATCTGGCCCGCGCGGGGCGCAGCGTGCTGGTCCTGGAGCGGCTCGGCCGGACCGGCGGCGCCGCCGTGTCCACCCAGGCGTTCCCCGGTGTGCAGGCACGGCTGTCCCAGTACTCGTATCTGGTGAGCCTGCTGCCCCGGAAGATCGTCGACGAGCTGGGGCTGCGCTTCGCCGTCCGGCGCCGGCGGATCTCCTCGTACACCCCGACCACCCGTGACGGCCGGCCGGGCGGGCTGCTGGTGGACAACGGCGACGAGGCCCGCACCGCTGATTCGTTCCGTCAACTGACCGGCTCCGACCGCGAGTTCGACTCATGGAGGGAGTTCTACGGGATGACCCGGCAGGTGGCCGAGCGGGTCTTCCCGTCCCTCACCGAGCCGCTGCCCAGCCAGGCGGAGCTGCGCGAGCGGGTCGCCGACCCGGCCGCCTGGGAGGCGCTCTTCGAGCGGCCGATCGGCGAGACGGTGGAGCGCTTCTTCAGCCACGACCTGGTCCGGGGCGTGGTGCTGACGGACGCTCTGATCGGCACCTTCACCCACGCCCACGACCCGTCGCTGCGTCAGAACCGCTGCTTCCTCTACCACGTGATCGGCGGCGGCACCGGCGACTGGGACGTACCCGTCGGCGGCATGGGCGCGCTCACCGACGCGCTCGCCGACGCTGCGCGGGCCGCCGGGGCGGAGATCCTCACCGGCTGCGAGGTGACCGCGCTGGACCCGGACGGCGCCGTGGCGGAGGTGGCCTACCGGACGGGCGACGTCGAACGCCGGGTGGGGGCCCGTCAGGTGCTGTCCAACGCCGCTCCCCAGACCCTGGCCGGGCTGCTCGGCCGCAAGCCCGCGGTGCCCGGGCCGCAGGGCTCGCAGCTGAAGGTGAACATGCTGCTGCGCAGGCTCCCCCGCCTGCGGGACGGCTCGGTGGACCCCCGCGAGGCCTTCGCCGGCACCTTCCACATCGCCGAGTCGTACGGCGAGTTGGAGGCCGCGTACCGCGAGGCCGCCGATGGCCGCATCCCGTCACCCGCACCGTCGGAGATCTACTGCCACTCGCTGGCCGACCCGTCGATCCTGGGCCCGGACCTCGCGGCCCGGGGTTTCCACACCCTCACCCTCTTCGGCCTGCACCTGCCCGCCGGGCTCTTCACGGAGGGCGGCGACGCGACGCGCAGGGCGGCCCTCGACGCCGTGCTGGCACCCCTGGACGCCTGCCTCGACGAGCCGCTCGCGGACTGCCTGGCGCTGGACGGGGAGGGCCGGCCGTGCATCGAGGTGAAGAGCCCCCTGGACCTGGAGCACGACCTCGGCCTGCCCGGCGGGAACATCTTCCACCAGGACCTGGAGTTCCCCTACGGCGACGGCACCGACAACCGCTGGGGCGTCGCCACCGGCCATCCCAAGGTCCTGCTCTGCGGGGCGGGCGCACTGCGCGGCGGAGGCGTCAGCGGCATCCCGGGCCACAACGCAGCGATGGCTGCCCTCGGCCGCTGA
- a CDS encoding FAD-binding oxidoreductase, with the protein MAKPTIEDLRERVRGQIVTPDDDAYDEARKVYNAMIDRRPAVVIRCANAGDVIAGVDFARENGLDLAVRGGGHSVPGFGTCDGGVVIDFSGLRGVRVDPQRRTARADGGATWGDFNAATNAFGLATTGGIISTTGIAGLTLSGGMGHLGRGLGLTCDNLLSADVVTADGRFLTASEEENQDLFWALRGGGGNFGVVTSFEYRLSPVNNVYAGPLFYELEHAATVLRFYREFIKDAPEQLGLFPGFHIAPPLPFIPEDRHGDTFIALIPCWTGPPEEADRVLQPLRDLAPRVAEGVGLMPYPVLNSAFDALLPPGLQQYWKASFVTELTDEAIAAHVEHGPRVPTVNSTMHLYSINGACHRVAPDGTAFSYRDATFATVIAGAWPDPADTEANIGWVRGYYEATAPHSEEGGYIGFMASDDQGRIKANYRGNYERLAEIKRTYDPDNLFHLNQNIKA; encoded by the coding sequence ATGGCCAAGCCCACGATCGAAGACTTAAGAGAACGAGTCCGGGGGCAGATCGTCACCCCCGACGACGATGCCTATGACGAGGCACGCAAGGTCTACAACGCGATGATCGACCGCAGGCCGGCGGTCGTCATCCGCTGCGCCAACGCCGGCGACGTGATCGCCGGGGTCGACTTCGCCCGGGAGAACGGGCTCGACCTGGCGGTGCGCGGAGGCGGCCACAGCGTGCCCGGCTTCGGCACCTGCGACGGCGGCGTGGTGATCGACTTCTCCGGCCTGCGGGGCGTCCGGGTCGATCCGCAGCGGCGCACCGCCCGCGCCGACGGCGGCGCCACCTGGGGCGACTTCAACGCCGCCACGAACGCCTTCGGCCTCGCCACCACCGGCGGGATCATCTCCACCACCGGCATCGCCGGGCTGACCCTCAGCGGCGGTATGGGGCACCTGGGCCGGGGCCTGGGCCTGACCTGTGACAACCTGCTCTCGGCCGACGTGGTCACCGCCGACGGCCGGTTCCTGACGGCCAGCGAGGAGGAGAACCAGGACCTCTTCTGGGCCCTCCGCGGCGGCGGCGGCAACTTCGGGGTGGTGACGTCGTTCGAGTACCGGCTCAGCCCGGTCAACAACGTCTACGCCGGCCCGCTCTTCTACGAGTTGGAGCACGCCGCGACGGTCCTGCGCTTCTACCGGGAGTTCATCAAGGACGCTCCCGAACAGCTCGGGCTGTTCCCCGGGTTCCACATCGCTCCGCCGCTTCCCTTCATCCCGGAGGACCGGCACGGTGACACCTTCATCGCGCTCATCCCCTGCTGGACCGGGCCACCGGAGGAGGCGGACCGCGTCCTGCAGCCGCTCCGCGATCTGGCACCCCGCGTAGCCGAGGGCGTAGGCCTGATGCCCTACCCCGTGCTGAACAGCGCCTTCGACGCCCTGCTGCCGCCGGGCCTCCAGCAGTACTGGAAGGCCAGCTTCGTCACCGAGCTCACCGACGAGGCCATCGCCGCACATGTGGAGCACGGCCCGCGGGTACCGACCGTGAACTCGACCATGCACCTCTACTCGATCAACGGCGCGTGCCACCGGGTGGCCCCGGACGGAACGGCCTTCTCCTACCGGGACGCCACGTTCGCCACCGTCATCGCGGGCGCGTGGCCCGATCCAGCCGACACCGAGGCCAACATCGGCTGGGTGCGCGGCTACTACGAGGCCACGGCACCGCACTCGGAGGAGGGCGGCTACATCGGCTTCATGGCCTCGGACGACCAGGGCAGGATCAAGGCCAACTATCGTGGCAACTACGAGCGGCTGGCCGAGATCAAGCGCACCTACGACCCCGACAACCTCTTCCACCTCAACCAGAACATCAAGGCCTGA
- a CDS encoding MAB_1171c family putative transporter: MTTLLHPPCAIVAWMALLYKLAALRRAPRDPALIALCAVLAFSALSFTLSIPTVWLHLDRWAGIPDIAALLAQSCVMALVGSQQLLLSFWLAPRQQAVRLAVRRLPATVAVLTAMVVLFSLMAPAEQHPVDFTLRYAQDPYYAAYLLLYIAAYTAGEAEVGLRCWRYARISNRRWLQRGLRTTAVGAWTTLGYSAVRIADLTAAQLGLDLHRAETVAWVCGDLGALLTLVGWTLPGWGPRLTAAHRGVRHYLHYQRLYPLWRALHRANPTIALEPSRSALAGLLTVRNLEFRLYRRVIEIRDGQLALRSHHDAEAADAARHLCRAAGLSGDRLRATVVAAQIGAALRAKELGLPAAGDSGGWTTDGPESADLTDEVLWLTLVSTAFRRSPVVAAATAVTEVREQRADRTT; this comes from the coding sequence ATGACCACGCTGCTCCATCCACCCTGCGCCATCGTGGCCTGGATGGCCCTGCTGTACAAACTCGCCGCCTTACGACGGGCTCCACGCGACCCGGCCCTGATCGCGCTCTGTGCCGTACTGGCCTTCTCCGCACTCAGCTTCACACTCTCGATCCCCACGGTCTGGTTGCACCTGGACCGCTGGGCGGGAATCCCCGACATCGCCGCACTGCTGGCGCAGAGCTGCGTGATGGCCCTCGTCGGCAGTCAGCAGCTACTGCTCTCCTTCTGGCTCGCGCCACGGCAGCAGGCCGTCCGCCTGGCGGTCCGCCGGCTACCGGCGACCGTGGCGGTGCTGACGGCCATGGTCGTCCTGTTCTCGCTCATGGCACCGGCCGAGCAGCACCCGGTCGACTTCACCCTCCGCTACGCCCAGGACCCTTACTACGCGGCGTACCTCCTGCTCTACATCGCGGCCTACACCGCGGGCGAGGCCGAGGTCGGACTCCGCTGCTGGAGATACGCGAGAATCTCCAACCGGCGGTGGCTGCAACGAGGCCTTCGCACCACGGCCGTGGGGGCCTGGACCACCCTGGGGTACAGCGCTGTCCGGATCGCCGATCTCACCGCAGCGCAGCTCGGCCTCGATCTGCACCGGGCAGAGACCGTGGCCTGGGTGTGCGGCGATCTCGGCGCTCTCCTGACACTCGTCGGGTGGACGCTTCCCGGGTGGGGGCCTCGGCTCACCGCCGCTCACCGCGGAGTTCGTCACTACCTGCACTACCAGCGCCTGTACCCACTGTGGCGCGCACTCCACCGGGCGAACCCGACGATCGCGCTGGAACCCTCCCGTTCGGCGCTCGCCGGGCTGTTGACCGTCCGCAACCTCGAATTCCGCCTCTACCGCCGGGTGATCGAGATCCGGGACGGGCAGCTGGCGCTGCGATCCCACCACGATGCCGAAGCGGCCGACGCGGCCAGACACCTCTGCCGCGCCGCCGGTCTGAGCGGCGACAGGCTGCGGGCCACCGTGGTCGCAGCGCAGATCGGAGCGGCGCTGCGGGCCAAGGAGCTCGGCCTACCGGCAGCCGGAGACTCCGGGGGCTGGACGACCGACGGCCCGGAGTCGGCCGATCTCACCGACGAGGTCCTCTGGCTCACTCTGGTGTCAACCGCCTTCCGAAGATCCCCCGTTGTCGCGGCAGCCACCGCGGTGACCGAGGTCCGCGAGCAGCGCGCGGACCGGACCACATGA
- a CDS encoding sulfite oxidase — protein MDPRLVSGPARLAAPAEGITMEELALAARNHGMPLEALREDLTPPGLHYVLVHYDIPWVRPGAPWPLTVHGRVRRPLSIDVADLYVRHATTCRVTMECAGNGRARLEPRPVSQPWLVEAVGTAEWTGVPLRELLTEAGVEPDAVEVVFTGADHGIERGEEQDYQRSLPLAEAMRPEVLLAYEMNGAPLPPQHGYPLRLVVPGWYGMAQVKWLSDINVVDTPFTGFQQAVAYRIRQTPDEPGQPVTTIEPRALLIPPGFPDFMTRTRLVRPGQVTLEGRAWSGHAPVTRVEVSADDGRSWTDAVLDAAGGHPWAWRSWEARWTATPGTHVLAVRASDAAGRTQPLQQPWNRGGFANNLVQRVPVVCLEDGP, from the coding sequence ATGGACCCACGGCTCGTCAGCGGGCCCGCGCGACTGGCCGCGCCCGCTGAAGGCATCACCATGGAGGAACTCGCCCTCGCCGCCCGGAATCACGGCATGCCGCTCGAGGCGCTGCGCGAGGACCTCACGCCACCCGGTCTGCACTACGTGCTGGTGCACTACGACATCCCCTGGGTCCGCCCCGGAGCCCCGTGGCCGCTGACGGTACACGGGAGGGTGCGCCGCCCGCTGAGCATCGACGTGGCGGACCTGTACGTGCGGCACGCGACGACCTGCCGGGTGACCATGGAGTGCGCGGGGAACGGCCGGGCCCGGCTCGAACCACGGCCGGTGAGCCAGCCCTGGCTGGTCGAGGCCGTGGGCACGGCCGAGTGGACGGGGGTGCCGCTGCGGGAGCTGCTCACCGAGGCCGGCGTCGAGCCGGATGCCGTCGAGGTGGTGTTCACCGGCGCCGACCACGGCATCGAGCGCGGCGAGGAGCAGGACTACCAGCGCAGCCTGCCGCTCGCCGAGGCGATGCGCCCCGAGGTGCTTCTCGCCTACGAGATGAACGGCGCGCCCCTGCCGCCCCAACACGGCTACCCGCTGCGGCTGGTGGTCCCCGGCTGGTACGGCATGGCGCAGGTGAAGTGGCTCAGCGACATCAACGTGGTCGACACACCCTTCACCGGCTTCCAGCAGGCGGTCGCCTACCGGATCCGGCAGACGCCGGACGAGCCCGGGCAGCCCGTCACCACGATCGAGCCGCGGGCCCTACTGATCCCGCCCGGCTTCCCCGACTTCATGACGAGGACCCGCCTGGTGCGCCCCGGCCAGGTCACCCTGGAGGGGCGCGCCTGGTCCGGACATGCGCCGGTCACCAGGGTGGAGGTGAGCGCGGACGACGGCAGGTCCTGGACCGACGCCGTGCTGGACGCGGCAGGCGGCCACCCCTGGGCATGGCGGAGCTGGGAGGCCCGGTGGACCGCCACGCCCGGCACCCACGTCCTGGCCGTGCGGGCGAGCGACGCCGCAGGCCGTACCCAGCCCCTCCAACAGCCGTGGAACCGCGGCGGGTTCGCCAACAACCTCGTCCAACGCGTCCCCGTCGTATGCCTGGAGGACGGCCCCTGA
- a CDS encoding universal stress protein — protein sequence MTVTGEGGPIVAGIDAVRSWRPTAAWAADEAERRRLPLRLVHGVPPLVHDARGFEGDVYHKSLLKRGDEVLDEVAAFVRERRPGLEVATLLADGGPAQVLLRQAHHARLVVLGSRRLSRLEEVVSANSVVVPVSAQAACPVVVVVDGEHVTQQPPYVVVGVDGSDSSEAAVDHAFEAAALRGADLRALWVWQAPPLGLVDEPSAIEECRRLLSEAVAGRAGAYPDVQVSHEVVRGHPVEELAGASEHALAVVVGRRGRGGFTGMRLGSVPHGLLHHAHCPVVTVPPRDGK from the coding sequence ATGACAGTCACCGGCGAAGGCGGTCCGATCGTGGCCGGCATCGACGCCGTCCGCTCCTGGCGACCCACCGCCGCGTGGGCCGCCGACGAGGCGGAGCGTCGCCGACTGCCCCTGCGGCTGGTGCACGGGGTGCCGCCCTTGGTCCACGACGCCCGCGGATTCGAGGGGGACGTGTACCACAAGTCGCTGCTCAAGCGGGGTGACGAGGTCCTCGACGAGGTCGCCGCCTTCGTCCGCGAGCGGCGCCCCGGGCTGGAGGTGGCCACGCTGCTGGCGGACGGCGGGCCGGCCCAGGTGCTGCTCCGGCAGGCCCATCACGCGCGGCTCGTGGTGCTCGGATCACGCCGGCTGTCGCGGCTGGAGGAGGTCGTGAGCGCCAACTCGGTGGTCGTGCCCGTGAGCGCACAGGCCGCCTGCCCGGTCGTCGTGGTGGTCGACGGCGAGCACGTCACCCAGCAGCCGCCGTACGTGGTGGTCGGCGTGGACGGCAGCGATTCGTCCGAGGCGGCCGTCGACCACGCCTTCGAGGCCGCCGCCCTACGCGGTGCCGACCTCCGGGCCCTGTGGGTCTGGCAGGCCCCGCCGCTCGGGCTGGTGGACGAGCCCTCCGCGATCGAGGAGTGCCGCCGCCTGCTCTCGGAGGCGGTGGCCGGACGCGCCGGGGCGTACCCCGACGTGCAGGTGAGCCACGAGGTGGTGCGCGGCCACCCGGTCGAGGAGCTGGCCGGCGCGTCGGAGCACGCCCTGGCCGTCGTCGTCGGACGGCGCGGGCGCGGCGGCTTCACCGGGATGCGCCTCGGCTCCGTCCCGCACGGGCTGCTGCACCACGCCCACTGCCCGGTCGTGACCGTACCCCCGCGGGACGGGAAGTGA
- a CDS encoding Rv1733c family protein: MARNSPDLRPKGSPRPSAAHLRRALGTDHNPLCRPLDRARSRLWLGARLSILLAAALACAAAFLTLREAEANARAAAAHVHRSQAVLLTPPEGTDPSPTGDGHVTYEAQVAWTSPAGHTTTGQATVPANAQPGSTVTVWLSDSGTLAPAPRSAAGLQSDAIAVGIGTVTAVSLTVIAVLGVRRIALDRRAAADWDREWAEVEPTWSGRARGTPDEPGV, encoded by the coding sequence ATGGCCCGCAACTCTCCCGACCTCCGGCCGAAGGGCTCTCCGCGTCCGTCGGCGGCGCATCTGCGCCGGGCGCTCGGCACGGACCACAACCCGCTGTGCCGCCCGCTCGACCGAGCCCGCAGCAGGCTCTGGCTTGGTGCGCGGCTGAGCATCCTGCTGGCGGCCGCACTCGCCTGCGCCGCGGCTTTCCTGACCCTGCGGGAGGCGGAGGCGAACGCGCGAGCGGCGGCCGCGCACGTCCACCGGTCGCAGGCGGTCCTGCTCACCCCGCCCGAGGGGACGGACCCGTCACCCACGGGTGACGGCCATGTCACCTACGAGGCCCAGGTGGCCTGGACATCACCTGCCGGGCACACCACGACCGGCCAGGCGACCGTCCCCGCGAACGCTCAGCCGGGGTCGACCGTGACGGTCTGGCTGAGCGACAGCGGCACGCTCGCCCCCGCGCCCCGCTCGGCCGCCGGCCTGCAGAGCGACGCGATCGCCGTCGGGATCGGCACCGTGACCGCCGTGTCGCTGACCGTCATCGCCGTTCTCGGCGTGCGCCGGATCGCCCTCGACCGCCGTGCGGCCGCGGACTGGGACAGGGAGTGGGCCGAGGTGGAGCCGACCTGGTCGGGCCGGGCACGCGGCACGCCGGACGAACCCGGGGTCTGA